A genomic window from Serratia liquefaciens includes:
- a CDS encoding fumarylacetoacetate hydrolase family protein, translating to MKLLRYGAPGQERPGILDPQGQIRDLSQHIADLSGEALLPAALDKLRALDINQLPRVEGQPRLGPCVGHIGKFICIGLNYADHAAETGAAIPSEPVVFNKWTSAVVGPNDEVQIPRDSLKTDWEVELGVIIGLGGSYISEQDAMRHVAGYCVINDVSEREFQIERGGTWDKGKGCDTFGPTGPWLVTADEIADPHSLNLWLEVDGKRYQDGNTSTMIFRIPQIISYLSRFMSLQPGDVISTGTPPGVGMGQKPTPLYLKAGQTMRLGIEGLGEQRQTTVQA from the coding sequence ATGAAACTTTTACGTTATGGCGCGCCGGGACAGGAACGCCCAGGAATATTGGATCCGCAGGGGCAAATCCGCGACCTGTCGCAGCATATTGCCGACCTGAGCGGTGAAGCCTTGCTGCCGGCGGCCTTGGACAAACTGCGTGCGCTGGACATCAACCAACTGCCGCGGGTGGAAGGACAACCGCGACTGGGGCCGTGCGTGGGCCACATCGGCAAATTTATCTGCATTGGCCTCAATTATGCCGACCATGCGGCGGAAACCGGCGCGGCAATCCCCTCCGAGCCGGTGGTGTTCAACAAATGGACCAGCGCGGTGGTCGGGCCGAACGATGAGGTGCAAATCCCGCGTGACTCGCTCAAAACGGACTGGGAAGTAGAGCTGGGCGTGATTATTGGCCTGGGCGGAAGTTACATCAGCGAGCAGGATGCGATGCGCCACGTCGCCGGTTACTGCGTGATTAACGACGTCTCGGAGCGTGAATTCCAGATTGAACGCGGCGGTACCTGGGACAAAGGCAAAGGCTGTGACACCTTCGGCCCCACCGGCCCCTGGCTGGTAACCGCCGACGAAATTGCCGATCCCCATAGCCTGAACCTGTGGCTGGAGGTGGACGGCAAGCGTTATCAGGACGGCAACACCAGCACCATGATCTTCCGCATTCCGCAAATTATCAGTTACCTGAGCCGTTTTATGAGCCTGCAACCGGGCGATGTGATCTCGACCGGTACGCCGCCGGGCGTCGGCATGGGGCAGAAACCAACGCCTCTTTACCTGAAAGCCGGACAGACGATGCGGCTGGGTATCGAGGGATTGGGTGAACAGCGTCAAACAACCGTACAGGCCTGA